A genomic segment from Alteribacillus bidgolensis encodes:
- a CDS encoding GerAB/ArcD/ProY family transporter, which translates to MFDKWKISASQFMILVILFTVGSAILIVPSGLVSDAKQDAWLAAIFGIGIGVCLVILYIALGSLFPDMTLIEVHEKLLGKWLGKAVSLFFITTLFLGGPVTVLFYLGNFMTAEIILETPLLAINIFFAIVVILGVRFGIETLARTAEIVFPWFILLFIGLIIFLSPEMKFENFQPVLERGIKPVIPAILSFLGITYFPLVVLLMIFPSYINHPKTARKTFLIGSFIGSILIGIIVTLCILVLGPSLTELYIYPSYALAKKINIGNFLTRIEVIMAIIWLISLYFRLTIYFYITVVALAKIFNLNDYRPLTLPLGMILVVLSIIVFPDTIYGQRWDAHTWVPYIFTFGFIWPLFLLGVGIFRKNTEEK; encoded by the coding sequence ATGTTTGATAAATGGAAAATATCAGCAAGTCAATTTATGATATTGGTCATTTTATTTACAGTTGGCAGTGCTATCTTGATTGTACCATCAGGCCTTGTTTCTGATGCTAAACAAGATGCCTGGCTCGCAGCAATTTTTGGAATAGGAATTGGTGTGTGCTTGGTAATATTATATATCGCGTTAGGCAGCCTTTTTCCTGATATGACCTTGATTGAGGTACATGAAAAACTTTTGGGGAAATGGTTAGGAAAAGCCGTCTCTCTCTTTTTTATAACTACTTTATTCTTAGGTGGTCCTGTTACCGTTTTATTTTATTTAGGTAATTTTATGACCGCAGAAATCATCCTTGAAACACCATTGCTGGCAATTAACATCTTTTTTGCCATCGTTGTCATATTGGGAGTCCGCTTTGGGATCGAAACATTGGCACGTACTGCGGAAATAGTATTTCCTTGGTTTATTTTACTTTTTATCGGCCTTATTATTTTTCTGTCTCCCGAAATGAAATTTGAAAATTTTCAACCTGTTTTAGAAAGAGGAATAAAACCAGTAATCCCTGCAATCTTGTCATTTTTAGGCATCACCTATTTTCCTCTGGTCGTTCTTTTAATGATCTTTCCATCTTATATTAATCATCCAAAAACAGCCCGAAAAACTTTTTTGATTGGCAGCTTCATCGGTTCGATTCTAATAGGAATCATCGTCACTTTATGTATTTTGGTGCTCGGTCCTTCTTTAACGGAGCTATATATATATCCCAGCTATGCGTTGGCAAAAAAAATTAATATAGGAAATTTTTTAACACGAATAGAGGTCATCATGGCTATCATATGGCTGATTTCCCTTTATTTCCGATTAACTATTTATTTTTATATTACTGTTGTAGCTCTTGCCAAAATTTTTAATTTAAACGATTATCGTCCGCTTACACTTCCTTTAGGGATGATACTGGTTGTTTTGTCTATTATAGTTTTTCCAGATACAATATACGGACAAAGATGGGATGCCCACACCTGGGTGCCTTATATTTTCACATTTGGTTTTATTTGGCCGCTTTTTTTGTTAGGAGTGGGGATTTTCCGAAAAAATACGGAAGAAAAATAG
- a CDS encoding Ger(x)C family spore germination protein encodes MTRCKEMFILFFIGSIMVIVLSGCWSSQELNEMSIVSSLGLDKQEDKYRVTVQVINPGEIAEKEGGEEARTSITTYQGVGSTLFEAVRRLTTKVPKKIYAAHLRTVVIGEELAKKDGINKVLEFLIRDHEFRTDFYFLIAKNTTAKSILDILTPMEKIPAQKMFFSLETSHEHFSSTVTVTIDQLITDLVTKKKNPVITGVQISGDPEAGTSKTNAESIPALTQFEFSEVAAFKKDKLIGWLNERESQGYNFIMDDIVNPTIDTSCPNAEKEKIALELTRSSTELKGNVHNNQPRIEINVQAEGNLGEVMCGIDVKKENMLNQIEKLAEEKIKSLMQSSIQTAQNDFRSDIFGFGEVIHREDPKAWKLLQKNWEQEFSDLPVDVKVTFNIRKTGTVGNPFLKNLEEE; translated from the coding sequence ATGACAAGATGCAAAGAAATGTTCATCCTGTTTTTTATAGGCTCTATCATGGTAATCGTTTTATCTGGCTGCTGGAGCAGTCAGGAATTAAATGAGATGTCAATCGTTTCGTCGTTAGGTCTTGATAAGCAAGAAGATAAATATAGGGTAACTGTACAGGTTATCAACCCCGGAGAGATCGCCGAAAAAGAAGGAGGAGAAGAAGCACGAACGTCGATTACTACCTACCAGGGGGTAGGGAGCACGTTATTTGAAGCTGTACGAAGACTAACAACAAAAGTTCCGAAAAAAATATATGCTGCCCACCTCCGTACCGTTGTAATTGGTGAAGAACTGGCCAAAAAAGACGGTATCAACAAGGTGTTAGAGTTTTTAATACGAGATCATGAATTCCGAACCGATTTTTACTTTCTTATTGCTAAGAATACTACTGCGAAAAGTATACTGGATATTTTGACACCTATGGAAAAAATTCCAGCACAGAAAATGTTTTTTTCGTTAGAAACCTCTCATGAACACTTTTCTTCAACGGTAACAGTAACGATTGATCAGTTAATTACAGATCTTGTCACTAAAAAGAAAAATCCAGTAATAACGGGTGTGCAGATTTCCGGAGATCCAGAAGCCGGTACATCCAAGACCAATGCGGAAAGTATCCCGGCCTTGACACAATTTGAATTTTCAGAGGTTGCTGCTTTTAAAAAAGATAAATTGATCGGTTGGTTAAATGAGAGGGAAAGCCAAGGATACAACTTCATTATGGATGACATTGTCAATCCGACCATTGACACGTCGTGTCCAAACGCAGAGAAAGAAAAAATCGCGCTTGAATTGACACGCTCATCAACTGAATTAAAAGGAAATGTTCACAACAATCAGCCAAGAATTGAGATAAATGTTCAAGCAGAAGGGAATTTAGGAGAAGTAATGTGTGGGATCGATGTAAAGAAGGAGAACATGCTAAACCAGATAGAAAAACTTGCGGAGGAAAAAATCAAAAGTCTAATGCAATCATCCATTCAAACAGCACAAAATGATTTTAGAAGTGATATTTTCGGTTTCGGAGAAGTAATCCACCGTGAGGATCCTAAAGCATGGAAACTGCTTCAAAAAAATTGGGAGCAAGAATTTTCTGATCTGCCGGTAGACGTGAAGGTTACATTCAATATAAGGAAAACGGGAACAGTTGGTAATCCATTTCTTAAAAACCTGGAGGAGGAATAA
- a CDS encoding spore germination protein, giving the protein MGFKRKRKLKNILKKSLQAESNVQSSHSKETQQSVLHDRLQENVEEITRTLGSSTDVVTRVIYIGQDRLIKAGIIYLDGLVNNESIRDLMGALRAPVREIEEKDEHHFFCDQVVEVLKEGSLSAENTKKIDNFDSLFASVLSGDTAILFDGQTEGIMVNTKGGDQRAVTEPVTEQAVRGPQEGFTENLRTNTSLVRRKIENPNLWLETKRIGRSTKTAVAIMYINGIVNDKIVEEVRRRLARIDIDSVLESGYIEELIQDETFTPFPTMFNSERPDVVAAKLLEGRVALLVNGTPFVLTAPATFIEYFQVNEDYYQRATIGTFLRFLRIGAFFTGMLAPSLYIALTAFHQEMIPTPLLISLAAQREGIPFPVFVEALLMETIFEVLREAGTRMPKAAGQAVSIVGTFVIGIAAVEAGLVSAGMVIIVSLTAISTFVMPSYDMGIAVRLLRFPMMFLAAIFGLFGIFIGLMALVLHTANLRSFGVPYMVPFGPFIAADQKDALFRLPWRGMFSRPRLISQKNIVREDKPLNSKPDSRHEPKE; this is encoded by the coding sequence ATGGGATTTAAACGGAAGCGGAAACTCAAAAACATATTAAAAAAGTCTTTGCAAGCAGAGTCGAACGTACAATCTTCTCATTCGAAAGAAACACAACAATCAGTTTTGCATGATAGACTGCAGGAAAATGTTGAGGAAATCACACGTACACTGGGAAGCAGTACAGATGTGGTGACACGGGTTATTTATATTGGACAGGACAGACTTATTAAAGCAGGCATCATCTATCTAGATGGACTTGTTAATAATGAATCCATCCGTGATCTTATGGGAGCACTAAGGGCCCCTGTGAGAGAAATTGAAGAGAAAGATGAGCATCACTTCTTTTGTGATCAAGTAGTAGAAGTATTGAAGGAAGGCTCCTTATCAGCTGAAAACACCAAAAAAATCGACAATTTCGACTCGCTTTTTGCTTCCGTTCTATCAGGAGACACGGCCATTCTTTTTGATGGACAGACGGAAGGGATAATGGTTAACACGAAAGGCGGAGATCAACGGGCCGTTACGGAACCAGTAACTGAACAGGCAGTACGCGGGCCGCAAGAAGGTTTCACGGAAAATCTCCGTACCAACACATCATTAGTCAGGCGAAAAATTGAAAATCCAAATCTATGGCTTGAAACAAAACGGATCGGACGTTCCACAAAAACAGCTGTTGCGATCATGTATATCAATGGAATTGTGAACGATAAGATAGTGGAAGAAGTACGCAGGCGGCTGGCCCGGATTGATATTGACAGCGTGTTAGAAAGTGGTTATATCGAGGAGCTTATTCAGGATGAAACATTTACACCTTTTCCTACTATGTTTAACTCAGAACGGCCGGATGTGGTGGCAGCTAAATTATTAGAAGGGCGAGTGGCACTTCTTGTCAACGGAACCCCTTTTGTTTTGACAGCACCCGCTACGTTTATCGAATATTTTCAAGTAAATGAAGATTATTATCAGCGGGCGACTATTGGAACATTTCTCCGTTTTTTACGAATAGGAGCTTTTTTTACTGGGATGCTTGCTCCTTCTTTATATATTGCACTGACGGCATTTCATCAGGAAATGATTCCGACACCTTTATTAATCAGCCTGGCAGCGCAGCGTGAAGGCATCCCATTTCCTGTGTTTGTGGAAGCACTTTTGATGGAGACCATTTTTGAAGTCTTGCGTGAAGCGGGAACAAGGATGCCTAAAGCTGCAGGTCAAGCTGTCTCAATCGTAGGGACGTTTGTGATTGGAATTGCAGCTGTCGAAGCCGGGCTTGTCTCTGCTGGAATGGTGATCATTGTCTCTCTTACCGCCATTTCCACCTTCGTCATGCCCTCTTACGATATGGGTATTGCAGTTCGTTTGCTTCGATTTCCAATGATGTTTCTAGCCGCCATTTTCGGTTTGTTTGGGATTTTTATCGGCTTAATGGCGCTTGTTCTTCATACAGCTAATCTACGATCTTTTGGTGTTCCTTATATGGTTCCCTTTGGACCTTTCATCGCTGCTGATCAAAAAGATGCTCTATTTCGCCTGCCGTGGCGAGGGATGTTTTCTCGTCCTCGGTTAATCAGTCAAAAAAATATTGTACGAGAGGATAAACCCTTAAACTCTAAACCTGATTCCAGACATGAACCAAAGGAATAA
- a CDS encoding APC family permease, which yields MSDRPTLNKSFKPHWIWAIALGSSIGWGAFVQPSVWMSDAGPLGVMLGFVIGALLMMLIAVSYGVLIKSFPVSGGEFTYAFLSLGKKHAFVCGWFLTLGYICIVALNASAFALMFKFVFPSLVENLQMYQIAGWDVYLFEIMAATLLLGIFTYFNIKGGVISGRMQFFFCSVMILSIFTLFITVGFNPGSSVSHVEPYFPTEKTAFAAVISIVAIAPWAYVGFDNVPQAAEEFKFSSKKAFSLIIFALIAAAILYCAMVYTTALIMPWQELANQNYDWGTGTAVVDTLGAFGLTILVLALTMGIFTGLNGFIMSASRLLFAMSRAKFLPKGFSKLHPKYNTPHLGIIFTTMIAMLAPWFGREVLLWIVDMSAIGVSIAYFYTCYTAYTMFKWSNHDGGALQVETVSPRKKLISLIGMTASIIFMGLLLIPGSPAFLGMESRIALVVWVILGMVFYMKKREELNNISDKELRYLILGEKSNSDEKVENVN from the coding sequence ATGAGTGACAGACCTACTTTGAATAAGTCATTTAAGCCACATTGGATTTGGGCGATTGCACTTGGTTCTTCCATCGGTTGGGGTGCATTTGTACAACCTTCTGTATGGATGTCTGATGCAGGGCCGTTAGGAGTTATGCTAGGTTTTGTTATTGGTGCGTTATTGATGATGCTTATAGCAGTCAGTTATGGTGTTTTGATCAAATCTTTTCCTGTTTCTGGAGGAGAGTTTACCTACGCATTTTTAAGTCTGGGGAAGAAACACGCCTTTGTATGCGGCTGGTTTTTAACCCTTGGCTATATCTGTATTGTTGCACTAAATGCTTCAGCCTTTGCTTTAATGTTTAAGTTTGTTTTTCCAAGCCTTGTTGAGAACCTGCAAATGTATCAGATTGCCGGTTGGGATGTTTATCTATTTGAAATCATGGCAGCTACACTCCTTCTAGGCATTTTCACTTATTTCAACATAAAGGGCGGGGTCATATCTGGAAGAATGCAATTCTTTTTTTGCAGTGTGATGATATTGAGTATTTTTACACTTTTTATCACGGTTGGTTTCAATCCCGGCTCTAGCGTTAGTCATGTCGAGCCTTATTTTCCAACAGAAAAAACAGCTTTTGCCGCGGTCATATCCATTGTTGCCATTGCTCCTTGGGCGTATGTAGGTTTTGATAATGTCCCGCAAGCAGCTGAAGAATTTAAATTTTCTTCAAAAAAAGCTTTTTCTTTAATTATTTTTGCATTAATCGCTGCAGCCATTTTGTACTGTGCCATGGTTTATACGACCGCATTAATTATGCCATGGCAGGAATTAGCAAATCAAAACTATGACTGGGGGACAGGAACAGCTGTAGTCGATACGTTAGGAGCATTTGGCCTGACAATTTTAGTGTTAGCTTTAACAATGGGGATATTTACCGGATTAAACGGTTTTATCATGTCTGCCTCGCGGTTACTATTTGCCATGTCGAGAGCTAAATTTTTACCAAAAGGATTTTCAAAGTTACATCCGAAGTACAATACCCCTCACTTAGGAATTATTTTTACGACGATGATCGCCATGCTTGCCCCCTGGTTTGGAAGGGAAGTATTGCTTTGGATTGTTGATATGTCAGCCATTGGTGTTTCCATTGCTTATTTTTATACATGTTATACGGCCTACACGATGTTCAAGTGGTCCAATCATGACGGCGGTGCGCTTCAAGTAGAAACAGTAAGTCCTAGAAAGAAACTCATTTCCTTAATAGGGATGACCGCTAGTATTATTTTTATGGGGTTATTACTAATCCCAGGTTCCCCAGCGTTTTTAGGGATGGAATCAAGAATAGCGTTAGTAGTATGGGTTATTCTAGGAATGGTTTTTTATATGAAAAAACGAGAAGAGTTAAATAATATATCAGACAAGGAACTAAGATATTTGATACTAGGAGAAAAATCAAACAGTGATGAAAAAGTAGAAAACGTAAATTAA
- a CDS encoding selenium metabolism-associated LysR family transcriptional regulator, which translates to MNHDHLKTFLTVADQKSFSEAARILYLSQPTITSQIKALESAINATLFVRTKKYVELTQAAKTLYPYAKEILNTQIQAQNDIHQLLGELHGKLIVASSLTIGENILPSLLYEFKTKYPRVELDTEIINSQYIAEMVKNEELEIGLIEAELEEPVLEMEPFMSDELLLVARKGYFTELKQMITIEELSTTPIVLREKGSGTRTVVHQHLKNNGISPEDLNIVLELGSTEAVKTAVEAGLGVSILSKHAIRKELSLGLFETFPIQGVELTRCFYFIYKKNQTLSLVSEKFLALIREKNECNNQRVKED; encoded by the coding sequence TTGAACCATGACCATTTAAAGACCTTTTTGACCGTTGCAGACCAAAAAAGCTTTTCCGAAGCGGCACGTATCCTCTATTTATCCCAGCCCACGATCACTTCACAAATTAAGGCACTTGAAAGTGCAATAAATGCAACGCTATTTGTTCGGACTAAAAAGTATGTAGAATTAACACAAGCGGCTAAAACACTTTATCCTTATGCAAAAGAAATTTTAAACACACAAATTCAAGCGCAAAATGACATTCATCAATTGTTAGGCGAACTTCACGGAAAACTGATCGTCGCTAGCAGCTTAACAATTGGTGAAAATATTCTTCCTTCCTTGCTTTATGAATTTAAAACGAAGTACCCCAGAGTCGAATTAGATACAGAAATCATTAATAGTCAGTATATTGCAGAAATGGTTAAAAATGAAGAATTAGAAATTGGACTTATTGAGGCTGAATTAGAGGAGCCGGTTTTGGAAATGGAGCCTTTCATGTCTGATGAACTATTATTGGTTGCTAGAAAAGGATACTTCACCGAACTTAAACAGATGATCACCATTGAAGAACTAAGTACAACTCCTATTGTTTTGAGAGAAAAGGGTTCTGGCACGCGTACTGTTGTTCATCAGCATTTGAAAAACAATGGAATCTCCCCGGAAGACTTAAATATTGTCCTTGAGCTGGGAAGTACAGAAGCTGTTAAAACAGCAGTGGAAGCAGGTCTTGGAGTATCTATTTTATCCAAACATGCCATAAGAAAAGAATTGTCTCTTGGTTTATTTGAAACGTTTCCTATTCAAGGTGTCGAGCTTACCCGCTGTTTTTATTTTATATATAAAAAAAATCAAACTTTGTCTTTAGTGTCTGAAAAATTTCTTGCGTTAATTCGGGAAAAAAATGAATGTAACAACCAACGAGTAAAGGAGGACTGA
- the xsc gene encoding sulfoacetaldehyde acetyltransferase has translation MMQTQTPTGIHFEKKVKMTPSEAIVETLVAEGIDHMYGILGSAFMDMLDLLPEAGIEFIPVRHEQSAAHMADGYTRVTGKAGVVIGQNGPGITNMVTSVAAAHLAHTPMVVISPSAGTPTIGWDGFQEANQVSIFESITKETVQVPHVSRVADCLRTAFRIAYAEKGPVLFDIPRDLFFGEIEEQILQPHQYRVTKRGFGDSKTLDRAVELLKDAKKPAIISGRGVVDADAIEDVKNIAEHLSAPVATSYMHNDAFPWNHELAVGPIGYMGAKSAMRTLQDADVLLAIGTRLSVFGTLPAYDIDYFPKNAKIIQVDINHRNIARTHPIECGILGDAKDVSEELYTRLSQADPNRPVDTQRRMSIKEERQKWVTEIEELAMENGEPMNPRRALLEISNLITDDTIVTSDIGNTSSTSNSYLRFNEPRKHLAALTFGNCGFAYPAAIGAKKGKPDAPVVSIAGDGAWGMSLHEVSTAVEQKIPVVACVINNGAWCAEKKNQVDYYNNRFVGADIEGPDFAEVARSMGAAGETVDNPEDLKRAFTEALHSDRPTVLNIKVDGTQLAPPFRKDALKMPVRHLDKYAHLDHRNW, from the coding sequence ATGATGCAGACACAAACACCAACAGGCATTCATTTTGAAAAGAAGGTGAAGATGACGCCAAGTGAGGCTATTGTAGAAACACTTGTTGCTGAAGGCATTGATCATATGTACGGGATCCTAGGCTCAGCGTTTATGGACATGTTAGATCTTTTGCCAGAGGCAGGGATTGAGTTTATTCCGGTGCGCCACGAACAAAGCGCAGCCCATATGGCAGATGGATATACCCGCGTAACGGGTAAAGCAGGGGTAGTTATTGGACAAAACGGCCCGGGAATCACGAACATGGTTACTTCTGTCGCAGCTGCTCATTTGGCGCACACGCCGATGGTGGTCATCTCCCCATCTGCCGGCACACCGACAATAGGCTGGGACGGCTTCCAAGAAGCGAATCAAGTATCAATTTTTGAATCGATCACAAAAGAAACCGTGCAGGTTCCTCATGTCAGCAGGGTGGCTGATTGTCTGCGGACGGCGTTTCGCATTGCATATGCAGAAAAAGGACCTGTTCTCTTTGATATTCCGCGCGATTTATTCTTTGGCGAAATCGAAGAACAAATTCTGCAGCCGCATCAGTACCGTGTAACCAAACGTGGATTTGGTGATTCTAAAACGCTGGACCGGGCAGTTGAATTATTAAAAGATGCAAAAAAACCTGCGATTATATCCGGGCGTGGGGTTGTAGATGCTGATGCGATAGAGGACGTAAAAAATATCGCCGAACATCTTTCTGCTCCTGTCGCTACTTCTTATATGCATAATGACGCTTTTCCGTGGAATCATGAATTAGCAGTAGGCCCGATTGGCTATATGGGAGCCAAATCAGCGATGCGTACTTTACAGGATGCGGACGTGTTACTAGCGATCGGCACCCGTCTGTCGGTATTTGGTACATTACCAGCCTATGATATTGACTATTTCCCGAAAAATGCAAAAATAATTCAAGTAGATATCAACCACCGTAATATTGCACGAACTCATCCGATTGAATGCGGCATTTTAGGAGATGCCAAAGATGTCTCCGAAGAACTTTATACTCGTCTCAGCCAAGCAGACCCTAATCGACCTGTAGACACACAGCGCCGCATGTCTATTAAAGAAGAGCGCCAGAAGTGGGTGACAGAGATAGAAGAGCTCGCTATGGAGAATGGAGAACCAATGAACCCGCGCCGGGCTTTACTGGAGATATCCAATCTCATTACTGATGATACAATCGTTACTTCTGACATAGGGAACACGTCGTCTACATCCAACTCATATCTCCGTTTTAATGAACCACGGAAGCATTTGGCGGCCCTGACATTTGGGAACTGCGGGTTTGCTTACCCAGCAGCGATTGGAGCAAAAAAAGGAAAGCCAGACGCTCCGGTTGTTTCGATTGCCGGGGACGGAGCATGGGGGATGAGTCTGCATGAAGTGAGCACCGCCGTGGAACAGAAGATTCCGGTTGTTGCATGTGTCATTAATAACGGGGCCTGGTGCGCGGAGAAGAAAAATCAGGTAGACTATTACAATAACCGTTTTGTTGGAGCGGATATTGAAGGGCCGGACTTTGCCGAAGTAGCCCGCAGCATGGGAGCTGCAGGAGAAACAGTGGATAACCCGGAAGATTTAAAGCGCGCCTTTACAGAAGCTCTGCATTCAGACCGCCCTACCGTATTAAACATCAAAGTTGACGGCACACAGCTCGCACCACCATTTCGAAAGGATGCCTTAAAAATGCCAGTACGCCATCTCGACAAGTATGCGCATCTTGATCACCGTAATTGGTAA
- a CDS encoding GntR family transcriptional regulator: protein MKLDHKNPLPLHAQLKKKLSERINNGFYSDRLPSEREFMDEYGVSRSTVREAISSLVKEGLLIKRHGVGTFVSPKPIQDWLGNLKSTTETITEMNLQPDVQLITHGEARPPEPLQKMIGDETVYFIKRLRFADGHPIALENDYYPLNIGRQLTQFDLNTETIYDLLENKLLLRLNKAKQVIKVGKIEKEDSELLQFEEDESVLISERFITSADEQWIEFSNSYFRPDMYSFSIDLERKNG from the coding sequence ATGAAACTAGATCATAAAAACCCATTGCCATTACATGCTCAGCTTAAAAAGAAACTGTCAGAACGGATCAATAATGGATTTTATTCGGATCGTCTTCCAAGTGAAAGAGAGTTTATGGATGAATATGGAGTGAGTAGAAGCACTGTACGAGAGGCTATTTCATCTTTAGTTAAAGAAGGCCTCTTAATCAAAAGACATGGTGTTGGGACATTTGTTTCTCCTAAACCAATTCAAGATTGGCTCGGAAATTTAAAAAGCACGACAGAAACAATTACGGAAATGAATCTTCAACCTGACGTGCAATTAATAACCCATGGGGAAGCAAGGCCTCCAGAGCCGCTCCAAAAAATGATCGGTGATGAAACGGTCTATTTTATTAAACGGCTTCGCTTTGCGGATGGACATCCCATTGCGTTAGAAAATGATTATTATCCATTAAATATAGGAAGGCAGTTAACCCAATTTGATTTGAACACAGAAACGATTTATGATTTGTTGGAAAATAAATTGCTGCTCCGGTTGAATAAAGCAAAGCAAGTGATAAAAGTAGGCAAGATCGAGAAAGAAGACTCAGAATTACTCCAATTTGAAGAAGATGAAAGCGTATTGATTTCGGAACGTTTTATTACATCGGCGGATGAGCAATGGATAGAATTTTCAAATAGCTATTTCCGTCCGGATATGTATTCTTTTTCGATTGATTTAGAACGTAAAAACGGTTAG
- the ald gene encoding alanine dehydrogenase produces the protein MKIGIPAEIKNNEKRVAITPGGAANLLRAGHEIIIETEAGAGSGFSDENYLEAGASIVKTAEEAWSCEMVMKVKEPLEEEFRFFREDLILFTYLHLAAELKLTKALRDSKVTALAYETLTLKDGSLPLLTPMSEVAGRMSVQIGAQFLEGSKGGKGVMLGGVPGVPPAAVTIVGGGIVGTNAAKMALGLGARVNILDISSKRLRELDDQFNGQVTTIMSNPHNLYEAVKTSDLLIGAVLIPGARAPKLVKESMVQDMNKGSVIVDVAIDQGGSIETIDRITTHDAPNYTKYGVVHYAVANIPGSVSRTSTLALTNNTAPYAQAIASLGLEEAINKHPELTSAINTMNGSIAHPAVAAAHDMTYEPSEDFLKAKTMTV, from the coding sequence ATGAAAATTGGAATTCCAGCTGAAATAAAAAATAATGAAAAAAGAGTAGCCATTACGCCAGGCGGCGCAGCTAATCTATTAAGGGCTGGACATGAAATCATCATTGAAACGGAGGCTGGTGCAGGAAGCGGGTTCAGCGATGAAAATTATCTTGAGGCCGGCGCATCCATCGTAAAGACAGCTGAAGAAGCCTGGTCTTGTGAGATGGTAATGAAAGTGAAAGAACCACTTGAAGAAGAATTTAGGTTCTTCCGTGAAGATCTTATACTATTCACCTATCTTCATCTTGCAGCCGAGCTTAAGTTAACGAAAGCGTTGCGGGATAGTAAAGTCACGGCCCTTGCCTATGAAACATTAACACTTAAAGACGGATCCTTGCCACTGCTTACTCCAATGAGCGAAGTGGCTGGACGAATGTCTGTTCAAATTGGCGCTCAATTTCTAGAAGGTTCTAAAGGCGGCAAAGGCGTCATGTTAGGTGGCGTTCCCGGGGTGCCTCCAGCAGCAGTGACTATTGTTGGAGGAGGCATTGTCGGAACGAATGCAGCCAAAATGGCGCTTGGATTAGGGGCTAGAGTAAACATCTTAGACATTAGCTCTAAACGCCTTCGGGAACTAGACGATCAGTTTAATGGACAAGTAACTACGATTATGTCAAATCCCCATAACCTTTATGAAGCCGTAAAGACTTCAGATTTACTAATAGGTGCTGTTTTAATACCAGGAGCGAGAGCACCTAAACTAGTGAAAGAAAGCATGGTTCAGGATATGAATAAAGGTTCTGTCATTGTAGACGTTGCTATAGATCAAGGTGGTTCGATTGAAACGATTGACCGCATTACTACACACGATGCACCTAATTATACAAAATATGGAGTCGTTCACTATGCGGTTGCCAATATTCCGGGTTCTGTTTCTCGAACGTCTACCCTTGCTTTAACGAACAATACAGCACCTTATGCTCAAGCCATTGCATCTCTTGGACTTGAGGAAGCAATCAACAAACATCCAGAACTAACATCTGCCATAAACACCATGAACGGAAGCATTGCCCACCCCGCTGTTGCAGCAGCCCATGACATGACGTATGAGCCTAGTGAAGATTTTTTAAAAGCAAAAACGATGACAGTATAA